In Pelodiscus sinensis isolate JC-2024 unplaced genomic scaffold, ASM4963464v1 ctg125, whole genome shotgun sequence, the DNA window ccagccatgctggtgcccctcactccttcctgccctgccctgccccttgctccccccccgcagccctgcccccccagccatgctggtgcccctcactcctacctgccctgccccttgctccccccccgcagccctgccagccccccagtcattccagtgcccctcactccagccctgccagccccaccctgccctgccagccccccctggctcccccccacagccctgccagccccccagtcattccagtgcccctcactccagccctgccagccccaccctgccctgccagccccccctggctcccccccccacagccctgcctgccccccagtcattccagtgcccctcactccagccctgccagccccccggctcccccccctacagccctggcaaTGCCGCTCAGTCCCAGCCCAGCTCTATGCCAAGGATACTGGCCACCAGCAGGGCCGTGCTGGCCGCACTGAGACAGAACCGGGTTGGGCCGATCCAATTGCCCCCATGACGAGGCTTCATCCGATGGGGTCAGCGCAGCCTGGACCCAGAAGTACACGACGCCCAGGACGAAGGCCAGAAAGGCACCGAACAAATGTGTCTCCAGCTGGTTACTTTGCTGCCGGGGCGGGAAGGGAGCAGGTGGGAGGGCGCCCCCTGGGGGGAGCCGCCCTACAGCACGCCCCCCCTCATAGCGCcccctggggggagcccccctaCAGCGCGCCCGGGACACAGGCCCCCCTCATAGCGCCCCCTGGGGGAGGAGCCCCCCTACAGCGCACCCCAGGACACAGGCCCCCCTCATAGCGCcccctggggggagcccccctaCAGCGCGCCCGGGACACAggcccccctcatagccccccctgggggaggagcccccctctcagcgccccctggggggagcccccctaCAGTGCGCCCGGGACATAGGCCCTCCTCATAgcgccccccagcacctcctggggGAGGAGCCCCCCCCTTGTAGTACCCCCCTGGAGGTAGCCCCCCCTACAGCACACCTGGGGCACAGCGTCccctgggggagggagcccccCCCTCTCAGCGCCCCCTGGAGGTAGCCCCCCTACAGCACACCTGGGCGCAGCGTCCCCTGGGGGAGGAGCCCCCCCAGACTCCCACCCATTTCCCCCCCGagctcccgcccagccccctaCCTGGAAGTTGCCCACGATGGAGGCTCccagggcacagagcagccccagggcGAGGCCGGCCGTGTTCAGTGCACAGGAACCCCCCCCGTCCCGCACCTGCTGGAACCTCAGGTAGCTGATACAGACGACTGGGAGGGAGAGAGCCCAGGTCAgaggggccggtgccccccagaGGAGACAGGCCCCTCActctgagccagccaggccctgccgggggagggggagcctggaGGCATCACTCACCGAGGAAGGCCCCCCATGTTCAGTATTTGGGCGAAGATGCAGCTTTGGGGAGGGTCGGAGCCACAGGTGCTGGGGAAAGAGCAGAGAGACCCCGACAGATGCACggccaagccctgcccctgcccccacgtTCTGCAGTCCCAGGGGGCGGAGATCAGAACCCCACCCCCCCCAGTGCAAACAGGACTGACTCTGGATTAACCCAAGGGGCTGAGATCAgaaccccaccccgccccgcccccagtgcaAACAGGACTGACTCTGGATTAACCCAAGGGGCTGAGATCAgaaccccgccccgcccccagtgcaAACAGGACTGACTCTGGATTAACCCAAGGGGCTGAGATCAgaaccccgccccgcccccggtgcAAACAGGACTGACTCTGGATTAACCCAAGGGGCTGAGATCAgaaccccgccccgcccccagtgcaAACAGGACTGACTCTGGATTAACCCAAGGGGCTGAGATCagaaccctgccctgccccccaagtgcAAACAGGACTGACTCTGGATTAACACAAGGGGCTGAGACCAGCCTATGACCTACCTACCTGATATACGGGAACACGACTGTGACGTTCACGGACCCGTTGGCCACGGCCATGGCGTAACtgcgggggaaagggagggagacagagCTGGCCCGATGGAAGGGGAACCGGAGTTCAGCGTTGCTGCTCAGCACCCTCCCTCTGAACCATCCCGTGGAGAGGACAGGCCCCAGGCCCCATTCCCTACCCCCCCTGCAGCCAGTCCCTGCTCTGGGGCCAGATGGGAGCCAGCACCCCCCTCGACGGacaggcccctgccccattcccaccccaggcaggcagggagccccaggcaaagCAGCCCCCCATGTTTTACTTacaccacccagaagcccacGGTGCCCGAGATGGCCAGCAGGatggggagcagggcccagccccacatGGTAGAGACCTaagcaggggaagggggtgagacgctggggaaggggggagagcccccccctttccctctccagaaggctgggctccctcccccccaccaaagagAGGCTGTAGCCTGGGGAGCCCTTTAAaacatcccccaccccaccccctcctgctatttaaaggcacGGGGTGCCTCTTATGTCCTTCCCTCTTTGCAAGAGTGTGGGGCTGccctgggaggtgctgggggatcTTGGAGGCACCTGCTGAGGTATAATTAGGAGCattaaatatacacacacacacccccaccccctggccccGGGTCAGGTCTGGaggaggcagcccccccccacgagTCAAGGggtctgggttctctcccagctcagagcagggagtgggggccTAGTGGcagacaggactcctgggttcgctCCCAGCCCTGAGTTGGGAGTGAtgtctaggggttagagcgggggggggctgggaacccaCGTTCCTTTCCTGCTTTTTGCCATTTCTGACCACCCCAtctgggtgcctcagtttccccccggTGAGCGAGGGTGGATGTGTACCTACCCCTCAGCTGAGCCTCTGGCACAGAAACATTGTCTGAGCCGGCTGCCTGGCtcctctgtcctgcccctgcACCTGGCTGGGGGTACAAGGGCCCTATCACCTGCTATGGCTCCACCCCGGGACAGAAAGCAAAACTCTGTGACAGCTGGGGCCAAAGTGCAGCACGCAGAGGGCTGTAGTGGGGAGGGACTTTCCGTACGGGGGGGCTCCCCCTGATACAACACAGGCGGTTCTGGGGCCCCAGCTAGCTTCCTCCATCATATTGGCTTGCATGGGGACCCTGGGCAGGTGAGTGTTAAATGTTCTTAAAAACACAgactcaggactcctgggatctctTGCCAGatctggggggggcagtgggggtccAGTGATtggagcagggtctgggcaccctctccccctggcctggAGCCAAGTCAGGAGTGGTGCTTCCTAGAGAGAAAAGATCCTGTATCCTGCCCCACAGtcagcctgtccccccccccaccccttgatCCCTCCCTCGCCAGCCCCATGTGGGCCTCACCAGCCGTTCGGGGTGGTCTGCGTGTCACTTGGCAGCACTCTCCATCCTAACCGAGCCCAGGAGGCTACCCAGCGCATCTCAGCTGGGAGCCGTGAGTCCTGCCGCAGCTTGTCACAGCCAAATTCCTGCTGAGTATGGAGACTTTGGCTTGGCCGTGCCCCCAGGAGCGACATTCACTGCCTGGCCTACGGGAGCTGTGCACATAAAGGAACTGGCACTGAAATGCAACCGCCTCTGGGGTGGGGAATAACGGGGCTGGTTATCCAGGAATCCCCCTTGCCTGCCTTAATAGCTGCTTCCCACCCGTAACTGTTCTGTCGCCTTCTCAGCGTGTGGCTTTGAGGCGCCTCCTTCCCATGGGCCCTGTTTGGGTCCCCTTCCCGCCTCTGAAATCTCCTCACTTGGATGTAATGGGTGGTGAAGATTTATGTTTACAGTAGGGCCTACCAAAactggaggcctgggggaggcccTGTCTATCTTCTATTGAGCCTGTTTCCATTGTTTAAAATTTATGTGACCCGTGAAAAATATTTGTGAGGCGTTTACAGTAGGACCTACAAAAACCACAAGGCCTGTACCTATCTGAATGGGGTGGGGTTAAACTAGCTGGGCCTTGATCAGATGGGCCTTATTGTCCAGCTGCCCACTCTCAGTCTTTATTTACAACCCAAGGGAAGGGACACACGGTTCATCAGTGTTTATTGTAGGTCCTACAAAACTCAGGGCTCTGTGtcgtcccttccccccagcagtgtcAATAAAGTTTTGTTGAgatactcccccttcccccccccacccgactAGACACTCACGTGAGCTACCTGGCTAACAATAGATGATTGACAACTGCTTGGGCCAATAATAGGAGACAGCGGGCCAATCAGGGCGGAACAGGGGTGGGCTTGCGATTGGGTGTGACAAAGGGTAATGACAGCCAGATTGATTGTCCAATAGAAGAAGCCAGAGGACGACCAATCAGAGAGGAAACTAAAAGTATGAGGCGGGTATAGAATGATAGACAGTGGCTTCGGCCAATAGACGCTGGTAGAGACACAGAGGCGCACGTTTCTCGGTGAGTGGGCAGGGAGTGAGATTAGATTGATAGTTGAGAGACCAATCGGAGAGGGAGAAAGATAGCGAGCGACAATGGGCGCCCAGGGCAGGATGGACAAGGTTGGCACCCGAGCAGTCCAATAGGAGGCGGCAGAGGTGTGCGTCGGATGGCAGTAGCCTGTCAGGCGCCCAATGGGGAGCGAAGGGGCCGGACGGAAACGGACAGACACCTGGTTTCCCCAATGGGCAGCGCGGGAAGCAGGGCGTcccgcgggggcggggggagcgtgTGACAAACACTCCGACCGCCCAACGGccgcgggcgggggcggggcgagcagCGATAGGCAGCCGGGCTGGCCCAATAGGAAGCGGCGCGGCCGGGATAGGGCCCAATGGGCcccgtggggggcgggggcgaaGGCCGCGAGGGCTCCGcgacgggcgggggagggggacacacagAAGCGGCGGCGGCTGGGGCAGGTGAGGCGCGAGCGGGCGCGGCGCGCgcggagcggggcggggcctccCCAACGGTCGCTCGCGTAGCCCCGCCCCTcgtcatgccccccccccatggtgccagcccctcccccaccccctgaaccccccagaccccccccatgttgtcggcccctcccccacccccctgagCGCCCCCCCTTATTggtgcccgcccctcccccacaccctgagccccctcccccaccccagagccccccgtggtgtcagccccctcccccacccccctgaaccccccctgaccccccccatggtgtcagcccctcccccaccccctgaaccccccctgacccccccatggtgtcagcccctcccccaccccctgaacccccccgacaccccatggtgtcagcccctcccccacccccctgaaccccccctgacccccccatggtgtcagcccctcccccaccccctgaacccccccgacaccccatggtgtcagccccctcccccaccccctgaaccccccctgacccccccatggtgtcagccccctcccccaccccctgaacccccccgacaccccatggtgtcagcccctcccccacacctaaGCCCCCCCCTCCgtggtgccagcccctcccccaccccagacctccccccccccccgtggtaccagcccctcccccatcccctgagccccctcccccccccccccccgtggtgccagctcctccccccaccctcagagcACAACCTATGGTGTcagtccctcctccacccccccccagtgccagcccctcccccctgacccccagtcctccctgtggtgccagctccttctcccccctcccttggtgacagcccctcccccaatcctcccTGAGGTGCCCTGGCTTCCCCAGGTTCTCCCGGGTGCCCTCCATCCTCTTCGCCCCACGtggtgctgctccccccccccatgccgggCTCTTCACAGAGGTGCAGCGGGTGCCTGGTCCCTGGCCCCAAGGAGCAGAGGCCCAGATGCCcaacctgccccccagctgcctgtgtgtgtggacgctcacaTCCCTGCACACGCCCTTCCCCGCAGCCCCATGGGCAAAGCCGCTGCTGACAACTTGCCCGGCTGAATGTGGGGAGCCCTCCCCAGCGGGCGCGCCTGAAATTGGCGGCTTTTCCCGGTGTCCCCACAAGGGGGCCCCCGTCTGGGGGGGGTGGCGAATCGAGGCAGAACAGGGTGAATTTTGTGGCCTCATGTCTTGCCGTGAAGCTCAGCTGAGGACTCGTTTCACGCTGGGTTCGGGCAGCGTCTGGTCTGGCACGGCCGGGGTCACAAAGGCTGGGTCAGGGGTGATTGGTAATTGGCTGTGAGCTGGCCCTCCCTGGACCGCTTCTGGGGCGCTGGGCTCCGCTCAGGGGCTGCCCCGTTGTGCTAGGGGCTGGCCGAGCGAACAGCTCGCTCCTtgtcaggacacctgggttctcgtCCGCTGATCATCTGGATGTCCAGCCAAGCAAGGCCccctctgtgcctcggtttccctgagTCCCTCTGTGGCTCCTGGGCTTCCAGGAGGAGGGAGTTCGAGCGGCCCGGCCGAGCTCTGTCCTGGGGGTCTGTGCAGATACTACTGCAGTGGGTGCGCCCAACCAGTTTCTAATACACAAAGcgctgtggggaagggagggctggctgggggtgtatGAGAGGAGGGGACGGGGATGTGTGGGCCCCTCTGCTGATGCTACAGCTTGGGCAATCCTCATCCCAGCTGGAGCGGGGGTGACTCATGCGCTGCGATTGGATTCAcacatggggcggggggggggggggggggaatggcttTTGGTGGCTGGATGgctgctggccccctgccccattccccgcCTCCCTGAGCaggcaggccctgccctgcttctgTTCCCCTCAAATTTCCCCCAGCCAGGGTCAGCAGCTGCTCTCCGCCCAGTCTGGCAGTTGTTGCtatggggcaggtgggggggggaagcctcccAAATAGGAAATCCCTCCCCTCCTTGTCAGACAGCCgcgagtcctggctcccaacccccactaggcctcactcccctctcacaagcaggagagaacccaggagtcctggccccaagGCCCCTCGGGTGATTAGCGGTGGAGCTGCAGTGGCtcaggggctcccccccccctcccagatgTTTTCAGTGTTCCTGCGGGGtgggccaggctggctgcagggaggctgaGTGGCTCGAAAGAGCCCAGGGCACAGTGCAGGGAGATGACCTCAGACAGGGATTGGAAGCTAACAGGAGGGTGGGGCTCGGACTCTggggtcctctctctggggggtgcGGGGGCCGAGAGCTCCGACTCCGGGGTCCTCTCTCTCGGGGGTGCGGGGCCGAGAGCTCCGACTCTggggtcctctctctggggggtgcGGGGCCGAGAGCTCCGACTCCggggtcctctctctggggggtgcGGGGGCCGAGAGCTCCGACTCCggggtcctctctctggggggtgcGGGGGCCGAGAGCTCCGACTCCGggggtcctctctctggggggtgcGGGGCCGAGAGCTCCGACTCCggggtcctctctctggggggtgcGGGGCCGAGAGCTCCGACTCCggggtcctctctctggggggtgcGGGGGCCGAGAGCTCCGACTCCggggtcctctctctggggggtgcGGGGCCGAGAGCTCCGACTCTggggtcctctctctggggggtgcGGGGCTGAGAGCTCCGACTCCGGGTTCCTCTCTCTGGGGGGGTGCGGGGCCAAGAGCTCCGATTCCGGGGTCCCTCTCTCTGGGGAGTGCGGGGGGCTGAGAGCTCCGTCTCCGGGGTCCTCTCTctggagggtgtggggggctgaGAGCTCCGACTCCGGGGGTCCTCTCTTCTGCGGGGTGCGGGGGCCGAGAGCTCCGACTCTgggtcctctctctggggggGTGCGGGGCCGAGAGCTCCGACTCTGGGGTCCTCTCTCTGGGGAGTGCGGGGGGCTGAGAGCTCCGACTCCggggtcctctctctggggggtgcGGGGGCCGAGAGCTCCGACTCCGGGGTCCTCTCTCTGGGGAGTGCGGGGGGCTGAGAGCTCCGTCTCCggggtcctctctctggggggtgcGGGGGCCGAGAGCTCCGACTCCggggtcctctctctggggggtgcGGGGCCGAGAGCTCCGACTCCggggtcctctctctggggggtgcGGGGGCCGAGAGCTCCGACTCCggggtcctctctctgggggtgTGCGGGGCCGAGAGCTCCGACTCTggggtcctctctctggggggtgcGGGGACTGAGAGCTCCGACTCCGggggtcctctctctggggggtgcGGGGGACTGAGAGCTCCGACTCTggggtcctctctctggggggtgcGGGGGCCGAGAGCTCCCGACTCTggggtcctctctctggggggtgcGGGGCCGAGAGCTCCGACTCTggggtcctctctctggggggtgcGGGGCCGAGAGCTCCGACTCCggggtcctctctctggggggtgcGGGGACTGAGAGCTCCGACTCCggggtcctctctctggggggtgcGGGGGCTGAGAGCTCCGACTCCGGGGTCCTTCTCTCTGGGGGGTGCGGGGCTGAGAGCTCCGACTCTggggtcctctctctggggggtgcGGGGCTGAGAGCTCCGACTCTggggtcctctctctggggggtgcGGGGCCGAGAGCTCCGTCTCCggggtcctctctctggggggtgcGGGGCCGAGAGCTCCGTCTCCggggtcctctctctggggggGTGCGGGGCCGAGAGCTCCGACTCCggggtcctctctctggggggtgcGGGGCCGAGAGCTCCGACTCCGGGGTCCTCTCTCTGCGGGGTGCGGGGCCGAGAGCTCCGACTCCggggtcctctctctggggggtgTGGGGCCGAGAGCTCCGACTCCggggtcctctctctggggggtgcGGGGCCGAGAGCTCCGACTCCggggtcctctctctggggggtgtggggggctgaGAGCTCCGACTCCGGGGTCCTCTCTCTGCGGGGTGCGGGGCCGAGAGCTCCGACTCCggggtcctctctctggggggtgcGGGGCCGAGAGCTCCGACTCCggggtcctctctctggggggtgtggggggctgagagctccgactccggggtcctctctctgcggggtgtgggggggccgAGAGCTCCGACTCCggggtcctctctctggggggtgcGGGGCCGAGAGCTCCGACTCCAgggtcctctctctggggggtgcGGGGCCGAGAGCTCCGACTCCggggtcctctctctggggggtgcGGGGCCGAGAGCTCCGACTCCAgggtcctctctctggggggtgcGGGGCCGAGAGCTCCGACTCCggggtcctctctctggggggtgcGGGGCGGAGAGCTCCGACTCCggggtcctctctctggggggtgcGGGGCTGAGAGCTCCGACTCCggggtcctctctctggggggtgcGGGGCCGAGAGCTCCGACTCCggggtcctctctctggggggtgtggggggctgaGAGCTCCGACTCCGGGGTCCTCTCTCTGGCGGGTGCGGGGCCGAGAGCTCCGACTCCggggtcctctctctggggggtgtggggggctgagagctccgactccggggtcctctctctggggggtgcGGGGCGGAGAGCTCCGACTCCggggtcctctctctggggggtgcGGGGCCGAGAGCTCCGACTCCggggtcctctctctggggggtgcGGGGCCGAGAGCTCCGACTCCGGGGTCCTCTCTCTGACTCTGGGAGGGGGGCGGTTGGTGAttagaggggaggggctgagggctcagaCTCCGGGGTCCTGTCTCTGGCTGAGGAGGGAGCCTCAGAGCTCCGACTCCGGGGTCCTCTCTAGAAGTGGGGGGGAGTCTCCAGGAACCAGCTGTTGCGGGAGGCCCATGAGGGGTTCCCGCCGGTGCTGTTGTTTTCTCTCTGTTCTTTGTCCCTGTCACTTGCTGCAGGGaagcccccagggctggggggcggaggaggggcaaGCCTGCCCCTAGCTGTGGGCAGCAGGTGACGGGCGTGTGTTCCAGTCGGGGTCCCCGGCTGCGCAGTCCTGGGCGCTGGGGCTGTGGGATGgaatgggggctgggctgcagggcgcACAGTGGGGGAGGAGTCCCCTTGGCACACGCTGGAGGGGCTGTGTCCCGGCCCCAGATGCCCCCTCTGCCGGCATGTGGTGGGGCAGAGATGCCGGGGacacccaggagctgcaggatccCCCCCGAGTGGAGCTCCAGGGCGCCCCTGTCTGGCTTtctgacacccctcccccgccgcagGCAGCAGCATGCGTCTGGTCGGACCATGGGGTCCACGCGGGTGACGGCCAAGGAGCTGTGTGAGAATGACGACCTGGCCACCAGCCTGGTGCTCGACTCCTACCTGGGCTTCAAGACCCACAAGATGAACGTCAGGTCAGGGCGTGGCTGGCCGGgggacaggggctgtggggcgggagtgaggggcaccgggaggggctgcggggcaagagtgaggggcacgggctgggctgggctgggctggcaggggctgtgtcaggagtgaggggcactggcagggctgggcaggcaggggctgtgtcaggagtgaggggcactggcagggctgggctggcaggggctgtgtcaggagtgaggggcacgggcagggctgggctggcaggggctgtgtgtcaggagtgaggggcacgggctgggctgggctggcaggggctgtgtcaggagtgaggggcactggcagggctgggctgacaggggctgtgtcaggagtgaggggcactggcagggctgggctggcaggggctgtgtcaggagtgaggggcactggcagggctgggctgggcaggcaggggctgtgtcaggagtgaggggcactggctgggctgggctgggcaggcaggggctgtgtcaggagtgaggggcaccggcagggctgggctgggcaggcaggggctgtgtcaggagtgaggggcaccggcagggctgggctggcaggggctgtgtcaggagtgaggggcactggctgggctgggctgggctggcaggggctgtgtcaggagtgaggggcaccggcagggctgggcaggcaggggctgtgtcaggagtgaggggcactggcagggctgggctgggctggcaggggctgtgtcaggagtgaggggcaccggcagggctgggctggcaggggctgtgtcaggagtgaggggcactggcagggctgggctgacaggggctgtgtcaggagtgaggggcaccggcagggctgggctggcaggggctgtgtcaggagtgaggggcactggcagggctgggctggcaggggctgtgtcaggagtgaggggcactggcagggctgggctgacaggggctgtgtcaggagtgaggggcactggcagggctgggctgacaggggctgtgtcaggagtgaggggcaccggcagggctgggctggcaggggctgtgtcaggagtgaggggcaccggcagggctgggcaggcaggggctgtgtcaggagtgaggggcactggcagggctgggctggcaggggctgtgtcaggagtgaggggcaccggcagggctgggctggcaggggctgtgtcaggagtgaggggcaccggcagggctgggctgggctggcaggggctgtgtcaggagtgaggggcaccggcagggctgggctgacaggggctgcggggcagaagtgaggggcaccggcagggctgggctggcaggggctgtgtgtcaggagtgaggggcacgggctgggctgggctggcaggggctgtgtgtcaggagtgaggggcactggcagggctgggctgacaggggctgtgtcaggagtgaggggcaccggcagggctgggctggcaggggctgtgtcaggagtgaggggcactggcagggctgggctggcaggggctgtgtcaggagtgaggggcactggcagggctgggctgacaggggctgtgtcaggagtgaggggcactggcagggctgggctgacaggggctgtgtcaggagtgaggggcaccggcagggctgggctggcaggggctgtgtcaggagtgaggggcaccggcagggctgggcaggcaggggctgtgtcaggagtgaggggcactggcagggctgggctggcaggggctgtgtcaggagtgaggggcaccggcagggctgggctggcaggggctgtgtcaggagtgaggggcaccggcagggctgggctgggctggcaggggctgtgtcaggagtgaggggcaccggcagggctgggctgacaggggctgcggggcagaagtgaggggcaccggcagggctgggctggcaggggctgcagggcagaagtgaggggcaccggcagggctgggggagcccagggctggggtggcaggggtGTGATGaggactctctgccccccagcccgctccccgcCATCAGGAGGCAGCACCACCTGCGCGAGGCGGTGGAGGGGTTCCGCCGGCGCCGGGACCTGGAGGCCGCGTACCGGGCCCTCATGCTGGGCGAATGGGCTGGCCCCTACTTCAAGAGCCGTAGCCGCCAGCAGGAGACAGCGCTCAAAACTCACGTGAGTCCTGGGGCCTGGCCTGCcgaggggcagggcaaggggtcCAGTGGGCGGAGCAGGGAagggcggggtggggctgggctgggctgggctgggcgctaggactcctgggttctcagcCTGGGTCACGGTCCCTCTCGTGTTCTCCCCAGATATTCCGCTACCTCCGCATCTTCCTCCCTGAGAGCGGCTTCGCcatcctgccctgcagccgctACTCCCTGGAGACCAACGGGGCCCAGGTGGTGTCCACAAAGTCATGGTAGGAGGCTCTCGACTCCCTGCACCCCATGGGCAAAGGGCTCCCTTACGCCTGTcccgccccagagcagctggctccCAGACTGGGCAAGGGGTCCCCCTACGCCTGCCCACCCCCCAAAATGACTGGGTCCCGTGCTAGAAGGGGTCCCCCTACGCCTGCCTATCCCCCAGAGTGGCTGGGTCCCGTGCCAGGCGAGGGGTCTCTGTGTatccagcctccccacccacccccagtgcccgatggggggctgtgcagcaGGCCCTTACCTGCCCCCAATGCCGCAGGAGGAAGAACGACAAGCTGGAGCTGCTGGTGGGCTGCATTGCGGAGCTGACGGAGCCAGACGAGAGCCTGCTGCGGGCCGGGGAGAACGACTTCAGCATCATGTACTCCACGCGCAAGCAGTGCGCCCAGCTCTGGCTCGGCCCCGCCGCCTTCATCAACCACGGTGCGGGCGGCTGCTCCCGCCCACCTCGCCGGGCCCCTCGCCAGAGCCCCCGCCACTCccgcctgccctgctgggcccctcgccagagcccccgcccctcccgcccaccTCGCCGGGCCCCTCGCCAGAGCCCCCGCCACTCccgcctgccctgctgggccccctgccGGGCTCCCCACCACTCCCGCccgccccgctgggccccccgctagcctccccacccacccaccctgccgggccccccgctgcc includes these proteins:
- the LOC106732459 gene encoding LOW QUALITY PROTEIN: modulator of macroautophagy TMEM150B-A (The sequence of the model RefSeq protein was modified relative to this genomic sequence to represent the inferred CDS: deleted 3 bases in 3 codons); the encoded protein is MWGWALLPILLAISGTVGFWVVYAMAVANGSVNVTVVFPYISTCGSDPPQSCIFAQILNMGAFLVVCISYLRFQQVRDGGGSCALNTAGLALGLLCALGASIVGNFQQSNQLETHLFGAFLAFVLGVVYFWVQAALTHRMKPRHGGNWIGPTRFCLSAASTALLVAMFPLHGLGLRSEAACCEWALALALFLLFGLFAVDFWHVASCSLRLQRRAPAPPHELGATSTQSLAL